A genomic segment from Panulirus ornatus isolate Po-2019 chromosome 7, ASM3632096v1, whole genome shotgun sequence encodes:
- the LOC139749285 gene encoding uncharacterized protein, whose product MGTLRATEKTLAKTGVAYAKEYCDEIRDMVERGLARKLTTDVIKDYQGPVHYIHHHEILRPHSKYTPIRIVFNSSASYMGHVLNDYYTKGPDMLSDLFGILLRFRQSPVAIVGDISKMYNSVLLSEVDEMTHKFLWRDMNTTREPDHYCLQTVTFGDRPSGVIAMTVLYKTAEMFKDKYPETTAMIINNSSVDDILHSCESAEEALERRKRPKRSLKEEDSR is encoded by the coding sequence ATGGGCACACTTAGAGCTACAGAAAAGACATTAGCAAAAACAGGAGTTGCATATGCAAAGGAATATTGTGACGAGATCCGTGACATGGTGGAGCGAGGTTTAGCTCGAAAATTGACTACAGATGTAATCAAGGACTATCAGGGCCCAGTACACTAcatccatcatcatgaaatattaagaCCACACTCTAAATACACTCCCATCAGAATAGTGTTTAATTCTTCTGCCTCATACATGGGACACGTCTTGAATGACTATTATACCAAGGGGCCTGATATGCTGAGTGATCTTTTTGGCATATTGCTTAGGTTTCGTCAGAGTCCGGTAGCAATTGTGGGAGATATCAGTAAAATGTATAATTCTGTACTCCTCTCTGAAGTGGATGAAATGACCCACAAGTTCTTGTGGCGAGATATGAACACTACCAGGGAGCCTGACCATTACTGTTTACAGACGGTAACTTTCGGTGACAGACCCAGTGGAGTGATTGCCATGACAGTCCTCTATAAAACTGCCGAAATGTTCAAAGACAAGTACCCGGAAACAACTGCCATGATCATTAATAACTCGTCTGTGGATGACAttcttcattcatgtgaaagtgcaGAGGAAGCCCTTGAAAGAAGAAAACGACCAAAGAGATCCTTAAAAGAGGAGGATTCCAGATGA